The following proteins come from a genomic window of candidate division WOR-3 bacterium:
- a CDS encoding retroviral-like aspartic protease family protein: MKIAEFPFRKIGKEYLGIIRRPYATVLIKGKNDEWLPIEMIVDSGADYTLLPKRYAEILGIDLIDCVPKTTLGVGGSETVYLYKSLTIRLGKWQKKIPVGFLERDDIPALLGRLEFIEALEVTFKNFNTIFRK, translated from the coding sequence ATGAAAATAGCAGAATTTCCATTCAGAAAAATTGGCAAAGAATATTTAGGCATAATCCGACGACCTTATGCAACCGTGTTAATCAAAGGCAAAAATGATGAATGGCTACCAATTGAAATGATAGTTGATAGTGGTGCGGATTACACTCTCTTACCAAAAAGATATGCTGAAATACTTGGCATTGACCTGATTGATTGTGTGCCAAAAACAACGCTCGGTGTTGGTGGTTCAGAAACTGTTTATCTTTATAAATCACTCACCATAAGATTGGGTAAATGGCAAAAGAAAATTCCAGTTGGCTTTTTAGAACGGGATGATATACCTGCACTTTTAGGAAGATTAGAATTTATTGAGGCTTTAGAAGTAACTTTTAAGAATTTTAACACAATATTTAGAAAATAA
- a CDS encoding DUF5678 domain-containing protein, translating to MPVKFTTQRTLALLLSGKSRAAKKYAGKHVLVIQNRVIPLKDNKEEFWRDIKELKKKYGEMPVITFVPRTDISYIL from the coding sequence ATGCCTGTAAAATTTACCACTCAAAGAACTTTAGCCTTGTTATTATCAGGTAAAAGTCGGGCGGCAAAAAAATACGCAGGTAAACATGTTTTAGTTATTCAGAATCGAGTAATTCCATTAAAAGATAATAAAGAAGAATTTTGGCGAGACATTAAAGAGTTAAAAAAGAAATATGGCGAAATGCCGGTAATTACATTTGTTCCGCGAACCGATATTTCTTATATTTTGTAA
- the amrS gene encoding AmmeMemoRadiSam system radical SAM enzyme, giving the protein MSFIRNLSRLILIPMLLVNFCSQCDAKQTQPSPREAMFYEKLTDAKVQCKVCFRNCIISKGKRGVCRNRENRDGKLYNIVHSKPSAVHIDPIEKEPQLHMLPGTDILCLGTAGCNFRCKFCHNWHLSQRSIEDMDWIHLPPESVVALALKKQIKTISFTYNDPIAFYEYVYDIAKLAKDKGLKILFHSNGSLNPEPLRELLKYTDAVTIDLKGFTDKFYTEASEAKLQPVLNTLKIIKEMNVWLEIVNLIIPTLNDDTATIRAMCTWIRDTLGKETPLHFSRFFPNYKLTNLAPTPISTLERAHKIAKEVGLDYVTIGNVPGHKYNSTYCPKCHKRIIHRSHFVVLENNVHNGRCKFCQHKIPGIWE; this is encoded by the coding sequence ATGTCATTTATTAGAAACTTATCGCGCTTAATTCTGATACCAATGTTATTAGTTAATTTCTGTTCTCAATGTGATGCAAAGCAAACCCAACCAAGTCCAAGAGAAGCAATGTTTTATGAAAAGTTAACTGATGCCAAGGTGCAATGTAAAGTCTGTTTTCGCAATTGTATAATTTCCAAAGGAAAACGCGGAGTCTGTCGAAATCGAGAAAATCGGGATGGAAAACTATATAACATTGTCCACTCAAAGCCTTCTGCGGTGCACATTGACCCGATTGAAAAAGAACCCCAACTCCATATGTTGCCGGGCACAGATATTTTATGCCTTGGCACTGCAGGATGTAATTTTCGTTGTAAGTTTTGTCACAACTGGCATCTTTCCCAAAGGTCAATCGAAGATATGGATTGGATACATTTACCGCCAGAATCTGTCGTGGCATTAGCCCTAAAAAAGCAAATCAAAACTATCTCATTTACTTATAATGACCCGATTGCTTTTTATGAATATGTCTACGATATTGCCAAATTAGCCAAAGATAAAGGACTAAAAATTCTTTTTCACTCCAACGGCAGTCTTAATCCCGAACCTTTACGAGAATTATTAAAATATACTGATGCGGTAACTATTGACTTAAAAGGATTCACAGATAAGTTTTATACCGAAGCCTCAGAAGCAAAATTACAACCCGTCTTAAATACCCTAAAGATTATTAAAGAAATGAATGTTTGGCTGGAGATTGTCAATCTAATCATACCAACCTTAAATGACGACACCGCGACCATCAGAGCAATGTGCACTTGGATTCGGGACACATTAGGCAAAGAAACACCACTCCATTTTTCTCGTTTCTTTCCCAATTATAAATTAACTAACCTTGCTCCAACTCCAATTTCAACATTAGAACGCGCTCATAAAATTGCCAAAGAAGTTGGCTTAGACTATGTAACAATTGGTAATGTGCCCGGACATAAATACAACTCAACTTATTGTCCTAAATGTCATAAGCGCATAATCCATCGTTCCCATTTTGTCGTTTTAGAAAACAATGTCCACAATGGCAGATGTAAATTCTGCCAACATAAGATTCCAGGCATATGGGAATAA